In Pan paniscus chromosome 13, NHGRI_mPanPan1-v2.0_pri, whole genome shotgun sequence, one DNA window encodes the following:
- the TYW5 gene encoding tRNA wybutosine-synthesizing protein 5: MAGQHLPVPRLEGVSREQFMQHLYPQRKPLVLEGIDLGPCTSKWTVDYLSQVGGKKEVKIHVAAVAQMDFISKNFVYRTLPFDQLVQRAAEEKHKEFFVSEDEKYYLRSLGEDPRKDVADIRKQFPLLKGDIKFPEFFKEEQFFSSVFRISSPGLQLWTHYDVMDNLLIQVTGKKRVVLFSPRDAQYLYLKGTKSEVLNIDNPDLAKYPLFSKARRYECSLEAGDVLFIPALWFHNVISEEFGVGVNIFWKHLPSECYDKTDTYGNKDPTAASRAAQILDRALKTLAELPEEYRDFYARRMVLHIQDKAYSKNSE; encoded by the exons atggCCGGGCAGCACCTCCCGGTACCCCGGCTGGAGGGCGTTTCTCGGGAGCAGTTCATGCAGCACCTCTACCCACAG AGAAAACCTCTTGTGTTGGAAGGGATTGATTTGGGGCCATGTACAAGCAAATGGACAGTGGATTACCTAAGCCAAgttggagggaagaaagaagtaaAGATTCATGTTGCTGCAGTTGCACAGATGGACTTCATTAGTAAGAACTTTGTATATAG AACTTTACCTTTTGACCAGTTGGTCCAGAGGGCAGCTGAAGAGAAGCATAAAGAATTCTTTGTTTCAGAG GATGAGAAATACTACTTACGGTCACTTGGAGAAGACCCTAGAAAG GATGTTGCAgatatcagaaagcagtttcctTTGTTGAAAGGAGATATTAAGTTTCCAGAATTCTTCAAAGAGGAACAATTCTTTTCCAGTGTTTTTCGAATTAGTTCACCAGGATTACAACTATGGACTCATTATGAT GTAATGGATAATTTGTTAATACAAGTGACAGGAAAAAAGCGTGTTGTACTCTTCAGTCCTCGAGATGcccagtatttatatttaaaag GTACTAAATCAGAAGTACTGAATATAGATAACCCAGACTTGGCTAAATATCCACTTTTTTCCAAGGCTAGAAGATATGAATGTTCCCTTGAAGCTGGTGATGTATTATTCATTCCTG CTTTATGGTTCCATAATGTAATTTCTGAAGAGTTTGGAGTGGGAGTGAATATCTTTTGGAAGCACCTTCCATCTGAATGCTATGATAAAACAGATACCTATGGAAACAAAGATCCTACAGCAGCATCAAGAGCTGCACAAATTCTGGACAGAGCCTTGAAAACACTGGCCGAGTTACCAGAGGAATATAGGGACTTCTATGCACGACGAATGGTCCTACACATTCAAGACAAAGCCTACAGCAAGAACTCTGAGTAA
- the MAIP1 gene encoding m-AAA protease-interacting protein 1, mitochondrial isoform X1, whose translation MALAARLLPQFLHSRSLPCGAVRLRTPAVAEVRLPSATLCYFCRCRLGSGAALFPRSARALAASALPAQGSRWPVLSSPGLPAAFASFPACPQRSYSTEEKPQQHQKTKMIVLGFSNPINWVRTRIKAFLIWAYFDKEFSITEFSEGAKQAFAHVSKLLSQCKFDLLEELVAKEVLHALKEKVTSLPDNHKNALAANIDEIVFTSTGDISIYYDEKGRKFVNILMCFWYLTSANIPSETLRGASVFQVKLGNQNVETKQLLSASYEFQREFTQGVKPDWTIARIEHSKLLE comes from the exons ATGGCGCTGGCCGCTCGTTTGCTACCGCAGTTCCTGCACTCTCGGTCGCTGCCCTGCGGGGCCGTCCGACTCCGGACTCCCGCTGTGGCCGAGGTGAGGCTGCCGTCGGCCACACTTTGCTACTTCTGCCGCTGTCGCCTCGGCTCGGGAGCGGCGTTATTTCCACGAAGCGCTAGGGCCTTGGCAGCCTCGGCGCTACCTGCCCAGGGCTCCCGGTGGCCAGTGCTCAGCAGCCCGGGACTCCCCGCAGCCTTCGCTTCTTTCCCTGCCTGCCCTCAGCGCAGCTACAGCACCGAGGAGAAGCCCCAGCAGCACCAGAAAACCAAGATGATCGTCCTGGGATTCTCCAACCCCATCAACTGGGTTAGGACTCGAATTAAGGCCTTCCTTATCTGGGCCTATTTCGACAAAGAGTTCAGCATCACAGAGTTCTCCGAGGGAGCGAAGCAG gcTTTTGCTCATGTATCCAAGTTGCTGTCACAGTGTAAATTTGATCTGTTGGAAGAACTTGTGGCCAAAGAG GTGCTACATGCATTGAAAGAAAAGGTTACTTCACTACCTGACAACCATAAAAATGCCCTTGCTGCTAACATAGATGAAATTGTATTTACATCAACAGGAGACATCTCCATTTACTATGATGAGAAAG GAAGGAAGTTTGTTAACATCCTGATGTGCTTTTGGTATCTAACCAGTGCCAACATCCCCAGTGAAACTTTAAGAGGAGCCAGTGTATTCCAGGTTAAGTTGGGGAATCAGAatgtggaaactaaacaacttcTTAGTGCAAGCTATGA GTTTCAGAGGGAGTTCACACAAGGAGTAAAGCCTGACTGGACCATTGCACGGATTGAACACTcaaaattattagaataa
- the MAIP1 gene encoding m-AAA protease-interacting protein 1, mitochondrial isoform X2: MALAARLLPQFLHSRSLPCGAVRLRTPAVAEVRLPSATLCYFCRCRLGSGAALFPRSARALAASALPAQGSRWPVLSSPGLPAAFASFPACPQRSYSTEEKPQQHQKTKMIVLGFSNPINWVRTRIKAFLIWAYFDKEFSITEFSEGAKQAFAHVSKLLSQCKFDLLEELVAKEVLHALKEKVTSLPDNHKNALAANIDEIVFTSTGDISIYYDEKGFRGSSHKE; the protein is encoded by the exons ATGGCGCTGGCCGCTCGTTTGCTACCGCAGTTCCTGCACTCTCGGTCGCTGCCCTGCGGGGCCGTCCGACTCCGGACTCCCGCTGTGGCCGAGGTGAGGCTGCCGTCGGCCACACTTTGCTACTTCTGCCGCTGTCGCCTCGGCTCGGGAGCGGCGTTATTTCCACGAAGCGCTAGGGCCTTGGCAGCCTCGGCGCTACCTGCCCAGGGCTCCCGGTGGCCAGTGCTCAGCAGCCCGGGACTCCCCGCAGCCTTCGCTTCTTTCCCTGCCTGCCCTCAGCGCAGCTACAGCACCGAGGAGAAGCCCCAGCAGCACCAGAAAACCAAGATGATCGTCCTGGGATTCTCCAACCCCATCAACTGGGTTAGGACTCGAATTAAGGCCTTCCTTATCTGGGCCTATTTCGACAAAGAGTTCAGCATCACAGAGTTCTCCGAGGGAGCGAAGCAG gcTTTTGCTCATGTATCCAAGTTGCTGTCACAGTGTAAATTTGATCTGTTGGAAGAACTTGTGGCCAAAGAG GTGCTACATGCATTGAAAGAAAAGGTTACTTCACTACCTGACAACCATAAAAATGCCCTTGCTGCTAACATAGATGAAATTGTATTTACATCAACAGGAGACATCTCCATTTACTATGATGAGAAAG GTTTCAGAGGGAGTTCACACAAGGAGTAA